The Pyrenophora tritici-repentis strain M4 chromosome 3, whole genome shotgun sequence genome has a window encoding:
- a CDS encoding SEC65, Signal recognition particle a protein — protein MNPRVEEVSDSDSEPSEMDIDDVPSLTNATNVPSTSTSSMPNQMLQPQSPSIKTSTDREKSKHYQCLYPVYFDISRTRAEGRRVGKELAVENPLAREMADAAADLGLATVFEPDKTHPQDWSNPGRVRVLLKHEGKMMDRDIKNKHHLYILISQYLKAHPTQKNTPFRLPIAGLPMPKEMPEPAIPKGWKMNKILPLHSPALTGGGVSENFLQDMMAEMTGETPGS, from the coding sequence ATGAATCCACGTGTAGAAGAAGTCAGCGACTCGGACAGCGAGCCGTCGGAGATGGACATTGACGACGTGCCTTCTCTGACGAACGCGACCAATGTCCCCAGCACTAGCACATCTTCAATGCCCAATCAGATGCTCCAGCCCCAGAGTCCCTCGATCAAGACGTCGACAGACCGCGAAAAGTCCAAACACTACCAATGTCTCTACCCCGTATACTTCGACATATCACGGACAAGGGCCGAAGGCCGCCGCGTAGGGAAGGAACTCGCTGTGGAAAACCCTCTCGCGCGAGAGATGGCTGACGCTGCTGCTGATCTCGGCCTCGCAACTGTCTTTGAGCCAGACAAGACTCATCCTCAAGATTGGAGCAACCCTGGCAGAGTGCGCGTATTGCTCAAGCACGAGGGCAAGATGATGGACCGGGACATAAAGAACAAGCACCATCTCTATATTCTTATTTCCCAATATCTTAAAGCACACCCGACACAGAAGAACACACCCTTCAGGCTGCCCATTGCAGGCTTGCCTATGCCAAAAGAGATGCCTGAGCCGGCAATACCAAAGGGCTGGAAGATGAACAAAATCCTACCTCTGCATTCACCAGCGCTGACTGGAGGCGGCGTCAGCGAGAATTTTCTGCAAGATATGATGGCAGAAATGACGGGCGAGACGCCCG
- a CDS encoding BioA, Adenosylmethionine-8-amino-7-oxononanoate aminotransferase, which produces MAPALLVNESSSPSSTFSSDTLVPNIEDSHVPSTSRTRRRHESALIKRSVRSSPLLVKGAEGNWLLVSDGAKTWKIFDGSGGAAVSNIGHKDARVYAAIIEQQATGISYTPSMSFDTEAALDFADFLLESTNDLMAQVAFYSSGSEAMEAAQKLVYQYFSILYQNRYHGRHWFIARDRSYHGATLGALDVSGHKGRKEMYKQILPNNTKFISPCNPYRDMQEGESVSQYVERLAEELDKKICELGPNTVAAFVMEPVVGAALGCVPALPGYLEAMKRVCRKHGVLFILDEVMCGMGRTGYMHAWQEEGVVPDIQLVGKGLAGGYAPISALLAGIEVADTLGDEAFAHGHTFQNLPMACAAGLAVQQIVQDDCLLENVRDKGDKLMKKLMARLENHPNVGNIRGKGLFYGIEFVQDKKTKMPFDRNLNVAWKIHELGLKDGYNMYIYPGSGTVDGDVGDHVIIAPAYNITNMDIDIIVESVGKLVVDFFADLYTSSKL; this is translated from the exons ATGGCACCAGCATTATTAGTCAACGAAAGCAGCAGCCCTTCTTCCACTTTTAGCAGCGATACTTTGGTGCCAAATATCGAAGATTCCCATGTACCCAGTACTTCTCGAACTCGTCGGCGCCACGAGAGCGCTTTGATCAAACGCAGTGTTAGGTCCTCGCCACTACTGGTGAAGGGTGCTGAAGGCAACTGGCTACTAGTCTCTGATGGTGCAAAGACATGGAAGATCTTCGATGGATCCGGAGGCGCTGCGGTATCCAACATTGGTCACAAGGATGCGAGAGTGTACGCCGCAATCATTGAGCAGCAGGCAACCGGCATCTCATACACACCTTCTATGAGTTTCGATACCGAAGCAGCGCTAGACTTTGCAGATTTTTTACTTGAGTCGACAAACGATCTTATGGCTCAAGTGGCTTTCTACAGTTCAG GCTCCGAGGCTATGGAGGCTGCCCAGAAGCTTGTATATCAATATTTCTCCATCTTGTACCAGAACCGGTATCATGGACGCCACTGGTTCATCGCCCGTGACAGATCGTATCATGGCGCCACGCTTGGTGCTCTCGATGTCAGCGGCCACAAAGGTCGTAAAGAGATGTACAAGCAGATTTTGCCCAACAACACAAAGTTCATATCCCCATGCAATCCTTACCGTGATATGCAGGAGGGAGAAAGTGTATCACAGTACGTTGAGCGACTTGCTGAGGAGTTGGACAAGAAGATCTGCGAGCTTGGTCCTAACACGGTGGCTGCGTTTGTTATGGAGCCTGTTGTAGGCGCA GCACTTGGTTGCGTTCCGGCATTGCCTGGCTACCTTGAAGCCATGAAAAGGGTGTGCAGGAAGCACGGCGTGCTTTTCATCTTGGATGAAGTCATGTGCGGTATGGGCCGCACTGGCTACATGCACGCTTGGCAAGAAGAAGGTGTGGTTCCAGACATCCAGCTGGTGGGCAAAGGTCTTGCGGGTGGGTACGCCCCTATCTCTGCACTTCTTGCTGGAATTGAGGTAGCCGATACTCTTGGGGACGAGGCCTTTGCCCACGGCCATACATTTCAGAACTTGCCCATGGCGTGCGCCGCTGGCTTGGCCGTTCAACAGATCGTCCAGGACGATTGCTTGCTCGAGAATGTCAGAGACAAAGGTGACAAGTTGATGAAGAAGCTGATGGCCCGTTTGGAAAACCATCCAAATGTCGGCAACATCCGAGGAAAGGGCCTTTTTTATGGA ATCGAGTTCGTGCAAGATAAGAAGACCAAGATGCCATTCGATCGTAATTTGAACGTGGCATGGAAAATTCATGAGCTAG GTCTCAAAGATGGATACAACATGTACATATATCCAGGCTCTGGTACAGTCGACGGTGATGTCGGCGACCACGTTATCATTGCGCCTGCGTACAACATTACCAATATGGACATCGACATCATCGTGGAGAGCGTCGGAAAGCTAGTGGTGGATTTCTTTGCAGACCTCTACACGTCGTCGAAGTTGTAG